In Dryobates pubescens isolate bDryPub1 chromosome 8, bDryPub1.pri, whole genome shotgun sequence, a genomic segment contains:
- the TECTB gene encoding beta-tectorin: MVTHTIYLLVILAQALAGPCNPNKADVILVYCYPKTIITRIPECPYGWEVNQLALGGICYNGIHDSGYYQFTIPDLSPKNKSYCGTQSEFKNPVYHFYNSIVSNDTSIIVKSQPVNYSFTCSYNANYLVNQAAFDQRVATVHVKNGSSGSFESQLSLNFYVNAKFSSIKEAPFVVETSEIGSDIFAGVEAKGLSDRFKVVLNNCWATPSSEYFYQIHWPLITKGCASDSSILVHENGKTNRATFQFNAFRFRNIPKLSKVWLHCETHVCDSEKFSCPVMCDKRKQHMEQTGGVLVAEISVRSKGLSRFCTHSGSPLAVSLSLIPNSPPALVLQGPSLIFEAFEQDEN, from the exons ATGGTGACTCATACTATTTATCTGCTGGTCATCTTGGCTCAAGCCCTTGCAGGACCTTGCAATCCAAATAAAGCAG atgTAATTCTAGTATACTGCTATCCTAAAACCATCATTACCAGAATTCCAGAGTGTCCTTATGGATGGGAGGTTAATCAGCTGGCACTTGGAGGCATTTGCTACAATGGGATCCATGATTCGGGGTATTACCAATTCACAATCCCAGACCTGTCACCTAAAAACAAATCCTACTGTGGGACACAGTCAGAG TTCAAGAACCCTGTTTATCACTTCTACAACTCCATCGTCTCCAATGACACCTCAATAATTGTGAAGAGCCAGCCAGTGAATTACTCATTCACCTGCTCATACAATGCCAACTACCTGGTGAACCAGGCTGCCTTTGACCAAAG GGTGGCCACTGTCCACGTGAAGAACGGCAGCTCTGGTTCATTTGAGAGTCAGTTGTCCCTCAACTTCTATGTG AATGCCAAGTTTTCAAGCATAAAAGAAGCTCCTTTCGTTGTCGAAACATCAGAAATTGGCTCTGACATATTCGCTGGAGTGGAAGCTAAGGGCTTAAGCGACAG GTTCAAAGTTGTTCTCAACAACTGCTGGGCAACTCCCTCCTCCGAGTATTTCTACCAGATCCACTGGCCTCTGATCACCAAGGG GTGTGCCTCGGACAGCTCCATCCTCGTGCACGAGAACGGGAAAACGAACCGGGCGACATTCCAGTTCAATGCTTTCCGCTTCCGTAACATCCCCAAGCTTTCCAAGGTCTGGCTGCACTGTGAGACACATGTCTGTGACAGCGAGAAGTTCTCCTGCCCAGTG ATGTGtgacaaaagaaaacagcacatgGAAcaaactggaggtgttttagtGGCAGAGATCTCTGTACGCA GCAAAGGTTTATCCAGATTTTGCACACACTCAG GGTCCCCCTTAGCTGTCAGTCTCAGTCTGATACCTaactcccctccagccctggtcTTGCAAGGTCCTAGCTTGATCTTTGAAGCCTTTGAACAAGATGAAAACTAA